TCACTGAAACCTGCGAGAGCTTGGTTGACAACGACTGGCCTGAAGATTTGTCAAAGCGCAAATCGAGGGCATCGTTCGATACCTGATGTGCAAAGCCCCGGTTTGAATGTTCGAGTTGGTCCGACGACAGACCAAGATCCAACAGCGCGAAATCAACTTTCCCCTTGTCGGCCTCGCCCAAGTGCAGATCAAAATTCGCATAGGAATCATGCACCAGGCGCAGTTGATTGTTATATGCTTTGAGACGTTGATTGGTTCTCGCCAATGCGTCAACATCCCTGTCGAAGCCGATCACTTGCGCTGCCTCTCCCAATAGTTTTAGAATTGCTTCTGTATGTCCGCCGCTACCGACGGTAAAATCCACCACTAATCTTGCGCCGTGTGGCACCAAGGACAGTACTTCGTCCACGAGGACGGGAGCATGCGTCGGGCTATTTGCGTTTTCCGAACAGATTCTCGACAACCTCTTCCACAGTCATCGGGAATGACTGATCGTAGGCCTTGTAACGCTGTTCGTTCCAAAGCTCGATTCGTTCGCGCACGCCCAGAATCAGAACTTGTTTATCGATTCCGGCATAATCCAAGAGATGCTTGGGAATCGTGATGCGTCCTTGTGAGTCCGGTATGCCTTCTGCCGAGTTCGAATAGAGGAAGCGTTTGAGATGGCGTTCCTGCTTGGAATCCATCGCCGATTCAGGAGCAAGTTTTTCGGTAAATTTGCGAAATTCGGCGTCGGAATAAAGATCCAGACAACCGTCGACATTGAAAGTCACAAAGAACTTGTCAGAACCCTGGGCGGCAGCAATCGCTCGATACTTCGCGGGAATGGCGATTCTGCCTTTCCCGTCGACAGCGACGGTCTGTTTTCCAGTGTAATCTAACAAAAGCGACCCTCCGAAACCGAAACTTCCCCAATATTCCCCTCGACTCACCAAAAGTATTGTCAAACACCCCACTTGTCAAGCAAAAAACCCCATCTAACCCGCGAAAATTCTCAGTAATTGCAAACCTCCCACAGGTATGGGGCTTACACCACTCTCGGCGACATGAGAAGTGGTTCAGGTTGCGACACTTGTAACGACTTGAAAATTCCGAACGGCTAAGGTATTGCTTTACAAGGTGATGCGGGAGGCGACTTGACAGAAGCCAATCGGCACGGACTTTGCCTTAATAAGGGCGGCAGAAGTCAAGTAAATGGCGGGAGAAATGAAGAAGATCGTAATAATCTCTATAACATTATGCCTTTTAATGCTTTGCAGCATTTATGACGGCGAAGGTGCTTTGCGCGAAAAAGTCGGTTTTGAGATCAATTCGGTCAGCCTCACGACGGACCAGACAGGCACCACGATCGAACTCAATACTGTTGATAATCAACAAGTTACGACGACAGGCGGGCTCCCCGTTCTGATTCGTCGTTATCTGGTGAAAAATGGGGAATTTGACTCGGTTAAGGCGGTGACTTCACTCAAAGAGACTATTGCTGAGAATCTCACACTAAAAGTCGAGCCGGATGTGGCGACATTTGCCGGTGATCTTGGGCGTGATAAAACATTCTACGTTAATGAGTTAGAGCGATTTTCCGAAAAATATACTCCGACATCAAGCGCATTCGTGATCGACAATAGCCGCGACGGCGACAAGCAGATTGTCACGATTGGAATCCGGCCTTTGGATTTTGATGCAATGGCGGGGACTTTGACAGGATACTCGGACATCGCGCTGGAATTCTTCGGCTCAGCAGATTTGAGCATGGAGCAGATCAGCGAATCCGAATCTCAAAACACTCCCCTGCTCAATCGCTCGTCGGCGGGATTTGCTTCCACTAGTGGAGTAGTTGATTACTTGATAGTCACGCGCGGTGATTTTGTCGAAGCGTTTTCTGAATTGGTGCAGTGGAAAACGGCAAAGGGATTGAACGTCGAAGTAGCGCTCATCAGTGATATCATTGCCGGAAATTCCGGACTTGATGATGCCGAGAAATTGCGCAATTACTTGATCAGCAGATACTCCAGTGGGTTGAAGTACGTGCTTCTGGGCGGCGACGAGACGGTGGTTCCGATTCGTTATGCGTACCACGCAAATAGTTCAACACAGCCGCCGCTTGATCTGATGAATATCTGTGATTTGTATTACGGAGATGTCAACGGCAATTGGGATGCTGATGGCGACGGCGTGTATGGTGAGCCCTCGCAGGACCAGCCGGATCTCTATGCCGAACTCTTGGTGGGCAGATTGCCGTTCCGCAATGCGACTCAGGTTGAAAGCTATGTAAACAAGTTAATCGCATACGAGCAGAATCCGGGAGCGGGAGATTACGATTATCTCAACCGGGCACTGTTCATTTCTGCGGATCAGATGCGCGACTATCAGGGAGTTGGACAGCATAGCCTGCTTGCAGGATCATACCCGAGTCACGTCACCAGCGATATCAGCGATGTTGTAGAAGCTCCGACCGGTGATGCCGCCAATCCGGCGACGCCGCTGGCGCCGAGCGCGATTCAGACAATGTCTCAGGGCTGGGGAATGATGACGCTTCTGATTCATGGAGTCAGCGACGGATGGGTACTGCGTTCGCACGAGTACAACGAATGGCCAAAGCAATTCTTGTTCACCGCAGCGGGCACTGACGGCGATCACGGATTCCTGCCAAATCTCGCTTCCAATGGCAAGCCGGGTGTTATCTATTCGATCGGTTGCGACAACGCGGCTTTCGATATGGATGCGCCACCGTTTGGTGTGACGAATCCTTGCGTAGCTGAATCGTTCCTGGCAAAAGCAAACGGCGGTGCGGTATGTTTTGTCGGATATTCGCGCTGGGGATGGGTAGCGAGTTCGTGGAAGTTGGAGGAGGCTTTCATCGACTACGTCTACAACACGAATAACAACGGCGCGGAAGCAGTGCGCTATTCCAAGACGTTGTTCCCCTATTATCGCGATCTGTGCTACGGGCTTAACTATTTCGGCGATCCTGAAATGGATATCTGGACCAATATCCCTCAGGAACTGCAGATCACGCGCAACAAGATTAAGCAGACCGGCGAGATCGTAATCGCGGTTGAAGTGAGCGACGGTTCGTCAGCGGTTGCTGATGCGATGGTAACGATAACGAAGAACGGCGAGATTATCGGCCAGGAACTTAGCGCAAGTGACGGATATGCGAATATCGCGGTTGATTTCACTCTGGCTGATGAGTTTGTCGTGATTGTTTACAAGGCCGGTTACGCGGTTGAGGCGGCAGTGCTGGTGCCGGAAATCGTGCTTGATGCCGACGATGAAACCGGAAGTACACTTCCGGAAGTGTTTGCGTTGTACCAAAATTTCCCGAATCCATTCAACCCGGTGACGACGTTGCGGTTTGATGTGCCGACATCGACGCGCGTAGTGGTGGAAGTCTACAACGTGCTGGGGCAGTTGATCAATGTAATTGCGGACAATTACGTTGGCCCGGGCACGCATGAAGTCGAATGGAGCGGGGTGGACTTTGCAGGACGTGCGGTAAGTTCGGGTGTGTATTTTGCGCGAATGAGTTCGCCGGGATTTTCGCACGCGATCAAGATGTCGCTGCTAAAATGATTGGCCGGAGAATTTTCGATAGGCCGTTCGAATCGTTGCTCCAAGACCGAGAATGATTGCAGCCAAGGGCCGCAGGAGTACTTTGGCTCCCAGCAGTTCGTGCTTCGCAAGGTAACGGTAGAAGCCGCAATGAGAATCCCAAATCAGCCATGTTCCCTCTTGCCGGGTCGAGCCGCCAACTAAGTGGTGCGCTTTCGCTTCCGGTACAAATCTGATCTCCAGGCCGTCATCCGCAATTCGCTTACAGTAGTCGACATCCGAAAAGAAGATAAAGAACTTCTCGTCCAGCGGACCGAGCCGAGTGATCACATCACGTTTGAGCATGAGCGCGGAGGCCATCGGTTGTTGGACAACGCCAGCCGTGTTGTGGTCAAAGTAGCGATTGCGCCAATGGCCAAGTGTGACATTGCGTGGAAACAGCATTGACAACAGAGCGGCATCGTAGACGAGTGTCGAAAACGTCGGGAAATTGCGGACACTATGCTGAATGCTGCCGTTGTGGTTGAGCAATTGCGGCGCTGATGCTGCAACGGTCGTACTGGCATCCAGCGCGGCCAGAAGCTTGGCAGTACAGTCGGCAATTAATCGGACATCCGGATTGAGAAGGAATATTACATCGCCGGTCGCAGCAGCAATTGCTTGATTGGTTCCTCGCGTGTATCCGGTGTTTTGTTGATTGAGAATGTATCGGACGTTGCGGTTTCCGACGAGCTCGGCGCAATTTTCAGCGGGGCTGTTGTCGACGATGATGACTTCCCTTTCGAAGTCGCCCTGTTGTGCGTCGATGGAATCGAGCAGTGCGGCGATTGTCGCTTTCGAGCGATAGGCGACGATGAGATAGGAGACTTTGGTCATTCGTGGATTTCTTTCAGGCGATCGGCGAGTCGCGCAAAGGTGGCTGTCCATTCAAAGTCAGCATAGTGGCCATTGTTGCGGAGCCCGCGGAATCGATCCGGAGACTCGAACACTGATTTCAGCGCCTCAGTCAGTTGCGAACCGTCGTCGACAATCCAGACACCGGGGAATTGGCGCTCTTCGAGAATTTCGCGGGCGGCGTTTCCCTTTGGCAGGACGGCAATCAAGGGCGGCTCGGCACGCAGCAACTCCCAAAGTTTGGAAGGGACGACGAATGATGTGTCGTGGTCCTGCGTAAGCGCGACAATGTTCACTGCGGTGCGGCGAATTGCGGCGACGGCATCCGGGTGAGGCAAATAGCCGGTGCTGTGAAATCTGTCTGTCAGACCTGCGGCAGTAAGTGTGTCATCAAGAGTCGGCAGATCGAGATGACCGATGTGACGCAGACTGAAATTTGTCTGCGATTCGCTGCGAGCAAAGTCGCCGAGCCATTGCGCTACACGATCAAAGCCAATCAGGTAGTTCAGTGTGCCATAGATGCCGATGATGTTTGATTCGAGTGGACTGGTTGTGGTGAAATCTGCTTCTGAATAACCGTTGGGGAGGAACATAGATTTTGCTGTTGCATCATACTTGTCAGCATAGAAGCGAGTCGTGTTGGGCGAAGTCGCAGTCACGAGCGCGGCTTTGCCGATGATATGTTCAATCAGATTTTCGGCACGGTTTTGAGACTCGGCGTTGTCGCTTTGAAATGGCAGCGACGACCAGATGTCGCGGAAGTCGGCAATCCAGGTTACATTATCAGACTCGGCACATTCCAACCCGACCAAATGCGAAGAGATCGGCGGCGAGGTTGTAATAAGCAGTGTCCGGGTGTCGGGCTGAATCAGCTTTGCGACAGCTTTGGTGGCGCCGGGAGCGAAGCCGATTTTGGAATCGGGAAACATCGACGAAGCGATGGCGCTTTTCGTCTTGCCTCCCAGGAGTTTCTTGAGCGAAAACATCGGCATGAAATGCTGGATGCGCGCCGGATCGGTCGAGCCGACGCGGATGACTTGGACGCGCGGATCGATTTGCGATTCCATGACCTTATCATGTGCGGGATAAGAGATCGGCTTGACGGAGACGACGAAGACTTCGTCACCGCGCGAGGCAAAGAAATTCGCCAATGCGACGGGGCGCGCGGTACCCGCCAATCCCAAGGGCGGGAAATAGTAGCTAACGATGAGGACGCGCATGTTCTACCGCGTAATCGTCGATCAAACGCTTGAAGGTGTAATCGGCGAGTTTCATTTGCTGTTCGCGAATGCCTTTGGACTCGAGGGCCGGAGCATAGCGAGCGTGGGCTTCGACGCGTGCATCAAGCGTTGCACCGAGTTTGATTTTTGATGCCAACACGACGGCATCGCTGATGGGAAAGAAGTGGCGGTCATCGTTGAGCCATTCGCGATTGCCGGGAATGTCGGTGACTATCGGATAGAGTTTCTGCGACATGGCTTCGAGCAGCGAGACCGATGCTGAATCGGATTTCGCGGTCGAGATGTAGATGTCGTGTGAGCGATAGAGATTGAAAAGTTGTTCGTCGTTGCAGTAACCGGTGAAGGTGACGATATCGTCGAGCCCCAGTTCGCGCGACAAACTGCGCAGTTGCTGTTCGAGTGATCCGCCGCCGGAGATCGTCAATACGAAGTTCAGTCCTTCAGTTTTCAGAATCTGTGCGGCGCGAAGCAACGTTGGAATGTCATACAAAGGTTCGTGCCGACGAGTACTAAGGATTCGCAACGGTTTGGAATCAGTCAATTCGCGGGCGAGTCCGCTTTCGTGCCACGATTTTCGCACACCGAAACTGACGACGAGATGTCGCGGTACGCGATGGATATTGAAGGTTTCAGCGACCATCATCTGCGAATCCATCACGACGAGGTCGGCGCGCTTGAGGACATATTCACTGCGTTTGCGGCGGAGATATCCGCTTGTGCCGGTCAGCAACAGGTCAGAACCCCAGAGCGTGATCACCAAGGGATGGGCATTGACAGCGGCGGCGGCAAGACCGTAGGTCGGCAGAAAGTGGGCGTTGATGATGTTGGGCTTGAATTCGGCGATCAGTTTTTCGATTTGATCGGCCAAAGTCAGATAGCGCAGCGGTCCCCGTCTCCAGCGCGGCACAAGGCGAGTGCCGGTGAAACTATCGGTGAAGTCGCAGGAAGCAGTCATGACTTCCCAGCCCATCTTCTCAAACGAGTTGTGCCACCGCATTAAATGCGGAGCGATTGCCTCCCCGAGGAAGAGTATTTTCAACGGATCCTCGTCATGAAGTCGATGAATCTCTTGAGCTGTGTGCGGCGGACGTACTCGGTGTAAGGATGCTCAATGGCGCCCCAGGCCTCTTTGAATCGTCGTAGTCCCTTATCGAGCGGCGGTGTTGCACCGAGATTGAGACGCTGCAAGCCGGCGTCGCGGAACTGATTGATCATTGAATCAAGGAGAAGAAAGTTTGCTCCGGCGTCAAGGCCATCTTGCGACGAAAAACCATCAAAGTAAAAAGCATCGGTGGTCGTCGCGAAATAGATGTGAACGCAATGCAATGCCGAGCCATTTTTCGCGGCGATTGCTTTGATTCCGCTGTCGCGATTGTCCGACTTCGCCAGCAGATACTCGTAACAAGTTTGCGGAAAACGTCGGACTTCGCCGGTACGCTTCTGGTGAAGCTGCAATAGCGCTAGGTAGGCGGCGCTGTCTGAAGAGGTCAGTTGCACGACCTGTAGATTCTGATCTTGAGCCTTTTTGATGTTGCGGCGGGTGTTTTCCGAATATTCGGAAGAAGTCGTGGCCAAGTCTATGATATGCGTTGCCAAGCGGTTGCGATAGTAGTTGTCGGGATATTCAATCGAAGGGGTGATTTGGAATTGAACGATGTTTTCCTGCAAGTAGCGGCGGCCGCACAGCCATGTTGTGAGTGCAGAGACGTCATCGGCTGTGCCTTCGCCGAGAATACCGCCATAACCGCCATACGGCATCGAGAAGAATATCTTGCCGGCGGCGGTGGCTTTTTCCAAACCAATTAGTGACGTGTTTCCTGAGGTGACACAAATCCCGTTCCAGCCGAGCGATTTCTGCCACATGTCGAGCAATGCGGGCAGCAGGAATACCGATGTTGGTCCAATCGGTGTTGGTAGCTCAAGCTCGTGATGAGAATTGATCAGTTGACGAACAACAACTGACATTGGATTTATCGCCTGATTACGAGAATTTTGCCGGTATGATGAGTGCCGTCTTCGGCGCTGAGTTCCCAGATGTAAACGCCGGAGGCAACGAATTCGCCGGCATGATTGCGGCCATCCCAGCCGGCGCTGACAGTAGTTTCCCGGACAAGATCTGCCGCAACCGTGTAGATGCGGACATCACCGCGTTGATCAATCTGGAACTGAAGTTGATCGGTGAAAGCCGTGCCGATGCGGAAGGGATTGGGGTAGGCGAATACTCCGATGTCCCCGCCCTGATTGCCGGGAGTGTAGTCGAGGATGCTCAGTCCGCCATTGGTGAAGATCAGGAGTTTGTTGGAAGCTTCGTCATAAACCAGCTTTTCGATGTCGTTGGAAACCAAATCGGAATTGACAGTCGTGAAAGCGACCGGATCGGCCCCGTTGGCGGCCAAGCAGAGCTAATCCTTCGGAAGTGCCAACCCAGATATTGTTGCGCGAATCGGCGACTATTGATGTGATATTGGAGCCGATGCCGGGAGCGATTTCAGTCGGGAAAAAGAAATCGATACCCTCGTCGAACTTCGCGAGACCTTGATTTGTGCCAACCCACAGCACGTTGTCGCGGTCGTATGCCATTGCGGTTACAATATCGGACGGCAGGCGACGACTGCGGCTGAAATAGGCGAGTTGATCGTCGGCGTGGTTTTCAGGAGAGATTCCGTAACGCAGGAACGCAACGCCCTGGTCATCGACACCGACTGCGGCGGTGCCGTTGCCGGCGGCTACGACCTGATTGTTGCCGCTGACGAATCCATCGGCGGCATCAAAGTGCTCCCATGTCGAATCGCTGGGGTCGAACATCACGAGCGGTCGAACGGGATTTGCCTGAAAAAGCGAGAACCAGATTCGCCCGGACGGGTCCTGATAGACCGAATTGACAACCACAAAAGCGGCATCTTGCGCAACACCGATTAAGTGAGAGTTACTGTTGTTGAACTGCTGGATAGCGCCATTTGACTTCACACGAAAGACGCCGCGGCCGAAGGTTGGAATCCATAAGTCACCGTTTGAAGCAACGAGCGCTGAGAGTTTCTCCGACGTGGTCACTGTCGTGTATTCCCAATCGCCATCGACGAATACTGACAGGTCGTCCGTGCGCGAAACGACAAGCAGACGGCCATCGGAATCGTAGCCGCCTCCGACCAAGGTATTACTGCTTGGGCCGGGAGCAGGCATTTTGACTGCAGAATTCAATGTGAGAATTTTGTGAACACCATCAGCTACGGTGCCGAAGTACCAGTCGCCGGAGTAAGCAAACGAGTTTAGCCCGGCGTTGAGTTCGGCGGGTAGTTGATAAATTATCCACTCAAACGGTGAGATGCGAAATACCTGCCGCCCGCCTTCGGTGACAACAAGTGCATAGAGCGAAGTCGCTGGTTCGTCACCAAGTGAAAGATCGAGAATTTGCATCGCGGCAAAATTTTCTACGGGAGTGAGTGACGTCTCTCCATCCCAGACGTAGAGACCGCTGTTGGTGCCGACATAGAGCAAACCATTGAATGCACCGAAGCAGGTGACCTTGATATCCTCGAAGATCGGAACACCCAGTTCAATCGTCGTCCACTCGGCCGGATCGAGCAGGAATTCGTTGTCGATGTCGCCAATCGCGACGCCTTCGTTAGTACCCGCGAAAATCTTGCCATCAAAGACGTGGACCGTATTGACAGCAGATTCGGTGAGGAAATTGCCGAGCGTGCGGTAAGTTTCTTTGACCTCGCCGCCATTGCGGACGCGGTCGTACTTGATGATTCCGACGCTGGATGCAATCCAGAGGAAGTCACCGCTGGTGTCGGCAGAGTTGAGCGACAGGAGTCCGCCGTCGCGCGAGCGCAATTGCGTTGAATTAAATGACTGCGATGACAGATTCAAGCGACTGAGGATGCCGTCGGCAGAACCGAAGTATGCCTCGTTGTCGCCGGCAAAAGCAGCAAAGTTAATCTTGATGCTGCCAAGGCCATCACTATTGAGATAGGTCGTTACCTCCCCGTTTGAGGGAGCGATGCGAACTACACCGCCGGTTGTTGTTGCCCAGACAAAGCCGCCAAAGGAACTGAGCGAAGTGACTTCGTCCTTGTTGGTGTGATTCTCCCATTGGTAAACCTGCGCAAAAACGCACGGGACAGAAAACAGAATCAGTATGAGTGTGGCAATAACAGGTCTAAACATAGCGCTTTCTTGTAACAGCAAGAATTATACCCCCGAGAATGGTCATCGCAAGGCAAATCTTTGCAAGGACAGCGCCGTGGCGACGGAATAACGTATCGCCCATCGGCGGGCCGATTTTGCCGGTGAGATAAGTGCGACCGCCGAGTTGGGTTTTGGCAACGACGCGGCCATAGGGATCGAAGATGCCGCAGATTCCGGTATTCGCGGCGCGGACGATCCAGACGCGATTTTCGACGGCGCGAAACACGGGAATATAGAAATGCTGGTAGGGTCCGGCCGTCTCGCCAAACCAATCGTCGTTGGTAATGACGGTGAGAAACTCGGCGCCCTTGTTGACCATTTCGCGGACAAACTCCGGGTAGACGACCTCGAAGCAGATTAATGTTCCGAACTTGCGGCCATGCGACTCAAAAGTGACGATACTGTCGCCCGGGTGAAAGTCGGAGATATCGAGCGCGAGGCGCTCTTTGACGAACTCGCGGAACTTGGCGATAGCGGTGATCTTCTCGGCATAAGGCATGTGCTCGCCAAAAGGGACAAGCTGAAGCTTGTTGTGCGGTGTCGGGAGCATGCCCTTGTCTGGTGAGAAGAAGAACGCTGAGTTATAGTACTTGCGCACACCCTCCGGTGAGCGCGTCATATAGAGCGCGCCGGTCATGATATCGACGTTTTCGCGACGGGCGATTGATTCGATCCAGGAGATGTAGGGACGCTCAAGATTCAAATACATCGGCGCTGCGCTTTCGGGCCAAATCAACAATTGCGCGGAATCGGCAGCTTGGGCGCTTAGTTCATCATAAGCGACGAAGTTGTGATCAGCCTTGCCGTTTTGCCATTTCTCATTGACTGGAATGTTGCCTTGTAATGCCGCCACAGAGAAGTCAGGCTCGAGCGGGTGTATGCGAGTCACGCCCCAGATGTAGGCTCCGCTGTAAAGCACGATTGCGGTGATAAAGAGAACGCTCGAGAGAATCATCCGTCGAAGGTTGGCATACGCGAAGTAGAGGATCAATCCAATGATGCAGACGAAGAAAGTCACGACGGCATCGCCATTCAGTTCAGCAAGTTGGATGATCGCAATGTTTGATGCCTGAGTGTAGGAGATGTTCTGCCACGGGAACGAAACCTGCGTCAGCGAGCGCGAGTATTCCATCGCGACCCACAGTATTGGCAGTGACCAAAGACCGGCACGGCCGTAGCGCTTTGTGGCTTCACCTGCAAGACCGCCAATAACGGCGTAATACAGCGAATGGAGCAGGACCATCAGGATGACACCGACGACATTGACATAGACGACCCAATAGAGCGTCAGTACTGCCGTGATGACACCAAAAACGTAGCCGCTGCGGAAGCCTTCTTTGAATCCGAGTCCGCGAATCGAAGCGGCAAAAATCGGCACAAAAAAGTAAGAGAGAATCCAGAACGGCAATGGCTCAAATGCTAAACTGAAGAAGAGGGCAGAGATTATAAGAACAACGGTTCTTTGAGGGAGCTTAAATCGCATTCAGACTTCTATACGGCACCAAGCGGCGATTTGGAAGAGCCGCTTTTCATTTCAATTCGACGCCGCGTTTGCCTTTGACGATTTCGCCCAATACGAAGGCTTTGGATCGTTGAGCCAGCAGGATGCGAATTGCAGCTTCGGCGTCCTTCTTGCCGACAACGATCATCAGACCGATGCCCATGTTGAAGGCGTCAAACATGTCGTCCTCGTCGATGCCACCGCTGCGTTGCATGTAAGCAAACAATGGCGGAATCTGCCAGCACGAGAGATCGATGCGGGCGCGACAA
This is a stretch of genomic DNA from bacterium. It encodes these proteins:
- a CDS encoding glycosyltransferase family 4 protein; translation: MKILFLGEAIAPHLMRWHNSFEKMGWEVMTASCDFTDSFTGTRLVPRWRRGPLRYLTLADQIEKLIAEFKPNIINAHFLPTYGLAAAAVNAHPLVITLWGSDLLLTGTSGYLRRKRSEYVLKRADLVVMDSQMMVAETFNIHRVPRHLVVSFGVRKSWHESGLARELTDSKPLRILSTRRHEPLYDIPTLLRAAQILKTEGLNFVLTISGGGSLEQQLRSLSRELGLDDIVTFTGYCNDEQLFNLYRSHDIYISTAKSDSASVSLLEAMSQKLYPIVTDIPGNREWLNDDRHFFPISDAVVLASKIKLGATLDARVEAHARYAPALESKGIREQQMKLADYTFKRLIDDYAVEHARPHR
- the mraZ gene encoding division/cell wall cluster transcriptional repressor MraZ, whose translation is MLDYTGKQTVAVDGKGRIAIPAKYRAIAAAQGSDKFFVTFNVDGCLDLYSDAEFRKFTEKLAPESAMDSKQERHLKRFLYSNSAEGIPDSQGRITIPKHLLDYAGIDKQVLILGVRERIELWNEQRYKAYDQSFPMTVEEVVENLFGKRK
- a CDS encoding glycosyltransferase family 2 protein; translated protein: MTKVSYLIVAYRSKATIAALLDSIDAQQGDFEREVIIVDNSPAENCAELVGNRNVRYILNQQNTGYTRGTNQAIAAATGDVIFLLNPDVRLIADCTAKLLAALDASTTVAASAPQLLNHNGSIQHSVRNFPTFSTLVYDAALLSMLFPRNVTLGHWRNRYFDHNTAGVVQQPMASALMLKRDVITRLGPLDEKFFIFFSDVDYCKRIADDGLEIRFVPEAKAHHLVGGSTRQEGTWLIWDSHCGFYRYLAKHELLGAKVLLRPLAAIILGLGATIRTAYRKFSGQSF
- a CDS encoding GNAT family N-acetyltransferase codes for the protein MSVVVRQLINSHHELELPTPIGPTSVFLLPALLDMWQKSLGWNGICVTSGNTSLIGLEKATAAGKIFFSMPYGGYGGILGEGTADDVSALTTWLCGRRYLQENIVQFQITPSIEYPDNYYRNRLATHIIDLATTSSEYSENTRRNIKKAQDQNLQVVQLTSSDSAAYLALLQLHQKRTGEVRRFPQTCYEYLLAKSDNRDSGIKAIAAKNGSALHCVHIYFATTTDAFYFDGFSSQDGLDAGANFLLLDSMINQFRDAGLQRLNLGATPPLDKGLRRFKEAWGAIEHPYTEYVRRTQLKRFIDFMTRIR
- the lnt gene encoding apolipoprotein N-acyltransferase; its protein translation is MRFKLPQRTVVLIISALFFSLAFEPLPFWILSYFFVPIFAASIRGLGFKEGFRSGYVFGVITAVLTLYWVVYVNVVGVILMVLLHSLYYAVIGGLAGEATKRYGRAGLWSLPILWVAMEYSRSLTQVSFPWQNISYTQASNIAIIQLAELNGDAVVTFFVCIIGLILYFAYANLRRMILSSVLFITAIVLYSGAYIWGVTRIHPLEPDFSVAALQGNIPVNEKWQNGKADHNFVAYDELSAQAADSAQLLIWPESAAPMYLNLERPYISWIESIARRENVDIMTGALYMTRSPEGVRKYYNSAFFFSPDKGMLPTPHNKLQLVPFGEHMPYAEKITAIAKFREFVKERLALDISDFHPGDSIVTFESHGRKFGTLICFEVVYPEFVREMVNKGAEFLTVITNDDWFGETAGPYQHFYIPVFRAVENRVWIVRAANTGICGIFDPYGRVVAKTQLGGRTYLTGKIGPPMGDTLFRRHGAVLAKICLAMTILGGIILAVTRKRYV
- a CDS encoding T9SS type A sorting domain-containing protein yields the protein MKKIVIISITLCLLMLCSIYDGEGALREKVGFEINSVSLTTDQTGTTIELNTVDNQQVTTTGGLPVLIRRYLVKNGEFDSVKAVTSLKETIAENLTLKVEPDVATFAGDLGRDKTFYVNELERFSEKYTPTSSAFVIDNSRDGDKQIVTIGIRPLDFDAMAGTLTGYSDIALEFFGSADLSMEQISESESQNTPLLNRSSAGFASTSGVVDYLIVTRGDFVEAFSELVQWKTAKGLNVEVALISDIIAGNSGLDDAEKLRNYLISRYSSGLKYVLLGGDETVVPIRYAYHANSSTQPPLDLMNICDLYYGDVNGNWDADGDGVYGEPSQDQPDLYAELLVGRLPFRNATQVESYVNKLIAYEQNPGAGDYDYLNRALFISADQMRDYQGVGQHSLLAGSYPSHVTSDISDVVEAPTGDAANPATPLAPSAIQTMSQGWGMMTLLIHGVSDGWVLRSHEYNEWPKQFLFTAAGTDGDHGFLPNLASNGKPGVIYSIGCDNAAFDMDAPPFGVTNPCVAESFLAKANGGAVCFVGYSRWGWVASSWKLEEAFIDYVYNTNNNGAEAVRYSKTLFPYYRDLCYGLNYFGDPEMDIWTNIPQELQITRNKIKQTGEIVIAVEVSDGSSAVADAMVTITKNGEIIGQELSASDGYANIAVDFTLADEFVVIVYKAGYAVEAAVLVPEIVLDADDETGSTLPEVFALYQNFPNPFNPVTTLRFDVPTSTRVVVEVYNVLGQLINVIADNYVGPGTHEVEWSGVDFAGRAVSSGVYFARMSSPGFSHAIKMSLLK